A stretch of the Fusobacterium varium genome encodes the following:
- the eno gene encoding enolase — protein sequence MTRIVDVVAREILDSRGNPTVEVDVILECGAKGRAAVPSGASTGAYEAVELRDNDKSRYLGKGVLTAVNNVNTEIKENILGMDALDQVGIDTAMIELDGTPNKGRLGANAILGVSLAVAKAAAEALGMPLYKYLGGVNTKELPLPMMNILNGGSHADSAVDVQEFMIQPVGAKSFKEAMRMGCEIFHNLGKLLKANGDSTNVGNEGGYAPAKINGTEGALDLMIEAIKKSGYEPGKDITFAIDAASSEFCKEVAPGKFEYHFKREGGVTRTSEEMVEWYTKLVDKYPIKSIEDGLGEDDWDGWAKLTAAIGDRVQIVGDDLFVTNTERLKKGIELKSANSILIKLNQIGSLTETLDAIEMAKRAGMTAVVSHRSGETEDATIADIAVATNAGQIKTGSTSRTDRMAKYNQLLRIEDELGATAQYRGLDVFYNLSK from the coding sequence ATGACAAGAATAGTAGATGTAGTAGCAAGAGAAATACTTGATTCAAGAGGAAATCCTACAGTAGAAGTAGATGTAATCCTGGAATGTGGAGCAAAAGGAAGAGCAGCAGTTCCATCAGGAGCTTCAACAGGGGCTTATGAGGCTGTTGAATTAAGAGATAATGATAAATCGAGATACTTAGGAAAAGGTGTTCTTACAGCTGTAAACAATGTAAATACTGAAATTAAAGAAAATATTTTAGGAATGGATGCATTAGATCAAGTAGGAATAGATACTGCTATGATTGAATTAGATGGTACTCCAAATAAAGGTAGATTAGGAGCAAATGCTATATTAGGTGTATCTTTAGCAGTAGCTAAAGCAGCAGCAGAAGCATTGGGAATGCCTTTATATAAATACTTAGGAGGAGTAAACACTAAAGAATTACCTCTTCCAATGATGAATATTCTTAATGGAGGATCACATGCTGATTCAGCTGTAGATGTTCAAGAATTTATGATTCAACCAGTTGGAGCAAAAAGTTTTAAAGAAGCTATGAGAATGGGATGTGAAATATTCCATAACTTAGGAAAACTTCTTAAAGCTAATGGTGATTCTACAAATGTAGGAAATGAAGGAGGATATGCTCCTGCTAAAATAAATGGAACTGAAGGAGCTTTAGATCTTATGATCGAAGCTATCAAAAAATCTGGATATGAGCCAGGAAAAGATATAACTTTTGCAATAGATGCTGCATCAAGTGAATTCTGTAAAGAAGTAGCACCAGGAAAATTTGAATATCATTTTAAAAGAGAAGGAGGAGTTACTAGAACTTCTGAAGAAATGGTAGAATGGTATACAAAATTAGTAGATAAATATCCTATTAAATCTATTGAAGATGGATTAGGAGAAGATGACTGGGATGGTTGGGCAAAATTGACTGCTGCAATCGGAGACAGAGTTCAAATAGTTGGAGATGACTTATTTGTAACTAACACTGAAAGACTAAAAAAAGGAATAGAATTAAAATCTGCTAATTCTATTCTTATCAAATTAAATCAAATAGGATCATTAACTGAAACTTTAGATGCTATTGAAATGGCAAAAAGAGCTGGAATGACTGCTGTTGTTTCTCATAGATCTGGAGAAACTGAAGATGCTACAATAGCTGATATAGCTGTTGCAACAAATGCAGGACAAATTAAAACTGGTTCAACTTCAAGAACTGACAGAATGGCAAAATACAATCAATTACTAAGAATAGAAGATGAATTAGGAGCTACTGCCCAATATAGAGGACTTGACGTTTTTTATAACCTTTCAAAATAG
- a CDS encoding putative transcriptional regulator, which translates to MKKESRTIIFDKELNIEAYTFKGVMQKFPNHFHKHYVIGFIEKGERKLSCLNKEYIVGSGDITIFNPYDVHTCEQINELPLDYRCLNVSEEIMKKSITDITRTEEKIFFSPTVITNLYLSSLIKDLHSMISNKSKEFRKEEIFILIIEYLMKYHFHSSESNYPIKQSDNIKKICEFLEKNFDKNISLDMLSNITNLSKYHLLRSFTKETGITPYGYLETVRIEKAKIFLEKGISPSETAFLTGFNDQSHFSNFFKKFIGLTPKQYQNIFINKN; encoded by the coding sequence ATGAAAAAAGAAAGCAGAACTATAATATTTGACAAAGAATTAAATATAGAGGCTTATACTTTCAAAGGTGTGATGCAGAAATTCCCGAACCATTTTCATAAACATTATGTTATTGGCTTTATTGAGAAAGGAGAAAGAAAACTTTCATGTCTCAATAAAGAATATATAGTTGGAAGTGGAGATATTACAATTTTTAATCCATATGATGTTCATACTTGTGAACAAATAAATGAACTTCCTCTTGATTACAGATGCCTAAATGTATCTGAAGAAATTATGAAAAAAAGCATAACTGATATTACTAGAACAGAAGAAAAAATCTTTTTTTCTCCAACAGTAATAACAAATCTTTATCTTTCTTCTTTAATTAAAGACCTGCATTCCATGATTTCAAATAAATCTAAGGAATTTAGAAAAGAGGAAATTTTTATACTTATTATTGAATATCTTATGAAATATCATTTTCATTCTTCTGAAAGCAATTATCCTATAAAACAGAGTGATAATATCAAAAAAATCTGTGAATTTTTAGAAAAAAACTTTGATAAAAATATTTCACTGGATATGCTCAGTAATATTACAAATCTCAGTAAATATCATCTCCTTCGTTCTTTTACAAAAGAAACAGGAATTACACCATATGGTTATCTTGAAACTGTAAGGATAGAAAAAGCTAAAATTTTTCTTGAAAAAGGAATATCTCCTTCAGAAACTGCCTTTCTTACAGGATTTAATGATCAAAGTCATTTCAGTAATTTCTTTAAGAAATTCATAGGACTTACACCTAAACAATATCAGAATATTTTCATCAATAAAAACTAA
- a CDS encoding putative ABC transporter ATP-binding protein — MALLQVNNLFMGFTGETLFKNISFSIDEKDKIGMIGVNGAGKSTLIKILLGLEYDEVDPETNQRGTISKKGGLKIGYLSQHPNLNHDNTVFEELMTVFSNVQNDYHRIQELNIILAENLDDFDKTMEELGTVTARYEQNEGYAIEYKVKQILNGLSLAESLWSSKIRDLSGGQLSRVALGKILLEEPELLILDEPTNHLDLNAIEWLEKILKDYKKAFILISHDVYFLDNVVNRIFEIEGKTLKTYNGNYTDFTIQKEAYLSGAVKAFDKEQDKLRKMEEFIRRYKAGVKSKQARGREKILNRMDKMENPVITTKKIKLKFETDTTSVDLVLRIKDLAKSFDGKEIFSNLNLDIYRGDRVGVIGKNGVGKSTLLKIINGMEKQSKGDFKIGDRVKIGYYDQNHQGLDPKKTVLEELMYHFVLSEEEARNICGGFLFTEDDVYKEISSLSGGEKARVAFMKLMLEKPNFLILDEPTNHLDIYSREILSESLEDYTGTILVVSHDRNFLDYVVNNIYEIKKDGAELFKGDYNSYLNQREEVKEKDVKASLNFEEQKKNKNRISSLEKKIIKAESDVEKLEEKKSAKEEEYNEAGIENNVDKLMEIQKELEELDMEILSLMEEWEELENELKTLKNTF, encoded by the coding sequence ATGGCACTTCTGCAGGTAAATAATTTATTTATGGGATTTACAGGGGAAACTTTGTTTAAGAATATAAGCTTTTCAATAGATGAGAAGGATAAAATAGGAATGATAGGGGTAAATGGAGCAGGAAAAAGTACCCTTATTAAAATACTTTTGGGATTAGAATATGATGAAGTTGACCCTGAAACAAATCAAAGGGGAACAATATCAAAAAAAGGTGGATTAAAAATAGGATACCTTTCACAGCATCCTAATCTTAATCATGATAATACTGTCTTTGAAGAATTAATGACAGTTTTTTCTAATGTGCAGAATGATTATCATAGAATACAGGAATTAAATATCATATTGGCAGAAAATCTCGATGACTTTGATAAAACTATGGAAGAATTAGGTACTGTAACAGCAAGGTATGAGCAAAATGAAGGATATGCAATAGAATATAAAGTAAAACAGATATTGAATGGACTTAGTCTGGCAGAATCTTTGTGGAGTTCAAAAATAAGGGATTTGTCTGGAGGGCAGCTTTCAAGGGTGGCATTAGGAAAGATTCTTTTGGAAGAACCAGAACTTTTGATATTAGATGAGCCTACTAATCATTTAGATTTAAATGCTATTGAATGGCTGGAAAAAATATTAAAAGACTATAAAAAAGCTTTTATCCTTATTTCACATGATGTTTATTTCTTAGATAATGTAGTGAACAGAATATTTGAAATAGAAGGGAAAACTTTAAAAACATATAATGGAAATTATACAGATTTCACTATTCAAAAAGAGGCTTATTTATCAGGAGCTGTAAAAGCTTTTGATAAAGAACAGGATAAACTCAGAAAAATGGAGGAGTTTATCAGAAGATACAAAGCAGGAGTAAAATCTAAACAAGCAAGAGGTAGAGAAAAGATACTTAATAGAATGGATAAAATGGAAAATCCTGTTATTACAACAAAAAAAATAAAACTTAAATTTGAAACTGACACTACAAGTGTAGATTTAGTATTAAGAATAAAAGACTTAGCAAAATCTTTTGATGGAAAAGAAATATTTTCTAATTTAAATCTGGATATATACAGAGGAGACAGAGTTGGAGTAATTGGAAAAAATGGTGTGGGAAAATCTACTTTGCTGAAAATAATAAATGGTATGGAAAAACAGAGCAAAGGAGATTTTAAAATAGGAGATAGAGTAAAAATTGGATATTATGACCAAAATCATCAGGGGTTGGATCCTAAAAAAACTGTTTTAGAAGAACTAATGTATCATTTTGTATTAAGTGAAGAGGAAGCAAGAAATATATGTGGAGGTTTTCTTTTTACAGAAGATGATGTATATAAAGAAATATCTAGCTTGAGTGGAGGAGAAAAGGCAAGGGTGGCATTTATGAAACTCATGTTGGAAAAACCTAATTTTTTGATATTGGATGAACCTACTAACCATCTGGATATATATTCAAGGGAGATTTTGTCTGAATCTCTTGAAGATTACACAGGAACAATATTGGTAGTATCACATGATAGAAATTTTTTAGATTATGTTGTTAATAATATATATGAAATAAAAAAAGATGGAGCAGAACTTTTTAAAGGAGATTATAATTCTTATTTAAATCAAAGAGAAGAAGTGAAAGAAAAAGATGTTAAGGCTTCTCTTAATTTTGAAGAACAGAAAAAAAATAAAAACAGAATATCATCTCTTGAGAAAAAAATAATAAAAGCTGAATCAGATGTGGAAAAACTTGAAGAAAAAAAATCTGCTAAAGAAGAAGAGTATAATGAAGCAGGAATAGAAAATAATGTAGATAAGCTTATGGAAATACAAAAAGAACTGGAAGAATTAGATATGGAGATACTTTCTTTGATGGAAGAATGGGAAGAGTTAGAAAATGAATTAAAAACTTTAAAAAATACTTTCTAA
- the rpsL gene encoding 30S ribosomal protein S12 has product MPTLSQLVKNGRDTLLEKKKSPALQGNPQRRGVCVRVYTTTPKKPNSALRKVARVKLTNGIEVTCYIPGEGHNLQEHSIVLVRGGRTKDLPGVRYKVIRGALDTAGVAKRKQSRSKYGAKKA; this is encoded by the coding sequence ATGCCTACTTTAAGTCAATTAGTAAAAAATGGAAGAGACACTTTACTAGAAAAGAAAAAATCACCAGCATTACAAGGAAACCCACAAAGAAGAGGAGTTTGTGTAAGAGTTTATACAACTACACCTAAAAAACCAAACTCAGCTTTAAGAAAGGTTGCCAGAGTAAAATTAACTAATGGAATCGAAGTTACTTGCTACATTCCAGGAGAAGGACACAATTTACAAGAACACTCAATCGTACTTGTAAGAGGTGGAAGAACAAAAGACTTACCAGGGGTTAGATACAAAGTTATCAGAGGAGCTTTGGATACAGCTGGAGTTGCAAAAAGAAAACAATCAAGATCTAAATATGGAGCTAAAAAAGCGTAA
- the rpsG gene encoding 30S ribosomal protein S7, with translation MSRRRAAVKRDVLPDSRYSDKVVTKVINSIMLDGKKAIAEGIFYSAMDLIKEKTGQEGYDVFKQALDNIKPQIEVRSRRIGGATYQVPVEVRVERQQTLAIRWLTLYTRQRKEYGMIEKLAAELIAAANNDGATIKKKEDTYKMAEANRAFAHYKI, from the coding sequence ATGTCAAGAAGAAGAGCAGCAGTAAAAAGAGATGTACTACCTGATTCTAGATACTCAGATAAAGTAGTTACTAAAGTTATCAATTCAATTATGTTAGATGGAAAAAAAGCTATCGCTGAAGGAATATTCTACTCAGCTATGGATTTAATAAAAGAGAAAACTGGTCAAGAGGGGTATGATGTATTTAAACAAGCATTAGATAATATCAAACCTCAAATCGAAGTTAGATCAAGAAGAATCGGGGGAGCTACATACCAAGTTCCAGTTGAAGTAAGAGTTGAAAGACAACAAACTTTAGCAATCAGATGGTTAACACTTTATACAAGACAAAGAAAAGAATATGGTATGATCGAAAAATTAGCAGCAGAATTAATCGCAGCAGCTAATAATGATGGAGCAACTATAAAGAAAAAAGAAGATACTTATAAAATGGCAGAAGCAAACAGAGCTTTCGCACATTACAAAATCTAA
- the fusA gene encoding elongation factor G: MARKVSLDMTRNVGIMAHIDAGKTTTTERILFYTGVEHKLGEVHEGGATMDWMEQEQERGITITSAATTCFWRDHRVNIIDTPGHVDFTVEVERSLRVLDGAVAVFSAVDGVQPQSETVWRQADKYQVPRIAFFNKMDRIGADFSMCVGDIKDKLGSNPVPIQLPIGAEDYFEGVIDLITMKEIIWPIDSDNGQKFEVKEIRAELADKAEDARQFMLESVVETSDDLMEKFFGGEEITEEEIKGALRKATIANMIVPVTCGTAFKNKGIQSLLDAIVDYMPAPTDVAMVKGTDMKDSSIEIEREMSDDAPFAALAFKVMTDPFVGKLTFFRVYSGIVEKGTYVLNSTKGKKERMGRILQMHANKREEIEAVYCGDIAAAVGLKETTTGDTLCAENAPIVLEKMEFPDPVISVAVEPKTKADQEKMGIALSKLAEEDPTFKVKSDEETGQTIISGMGELHLEIIVDRMRREFKVESTVGKPQVAYRETILGTTDHEVKYAKQSGGKGQYGHVKIILEPNPGKGFEFVNKITGGVIPREYIPAVEKGSREALESGVVAGYPVVDVKVTLYDGSYHEVDSSEMAFKLAGSMAVKQAAAKSNPIILEPVFKVEVTTPEEYMGDIIGDLNSRRGMIGGMTDRNGAKIIDAKVPLSEMFGYATDLRSKSQGRATYSMEFAEYIQVPASIQKGIQEERGK, encoded by the coding sequence ATGGCTAGGAAAGTTTCTTTAGATATGACTAGAAACGTTGGAATTATGGCTCATATCGACGCAGGAAAAACTACTACTACTGAAAGAATCCTATTCTATACAGGAGTAGAGCATAAGCTAGGAGAAGTTCATGAAGGTGGAGCTACAATGGACTGGATGGAACAAGAGCAAGAAAGAGGTATCACTATCACTTCTGCTGCAACAACTTGTTTCTGGAGAGATCATAGGGTAAATATAATAGACACACCAGGACACGTGGACTTTACAGTTGAGGTTGAAAGATCTCTAAGAGTTCTAGATGGAGCAGTTGCAGTATTCTCAGCAGTTGATGGGGTACAGCCTCAATCAGAAACTGTTTGGAGACAAGCTGACAAATATCAAGTACCAAGAATCGCATTTTTTAATAAAATGGATAGAATTGGTGCTGACTTCAGCATGTGTGTTGGAGATATCAAAGATAAATTAGGATCAAATCCTGTACCGATTCAATTACCAATTGGTGCAGAAGATTACTTTGAAGGAGTAATTGATCTAATCACTATGAAAGAAATTATCTGGCCTATCGATTCAGATAATGGACAAAAATTTGAAGTAAAAGAAATCAGAGCAGAATTAGCTGATAAAGCTGAAGATGCAAGACAATTCATGTTGGAATCAGTTGTTGAAACAAGTGATGATTTAATGGAAAAATTCTTTGGTGGAGAAGAAATCACTGAAGAAGAAATTAAAGGGGCTCTTAGAAAAGCAACTATTGCTAATATGATAGTTCCAGTAACTTGTGGAACAGCATTCAAAAATAAAGGAATACAATCATTACTTGATGCTATTGTTGATTATATGCCAGCACCTACAGACGTTGCAATGGTAAAAGGAACTGACATGAAAGACTCTTCTATTGAAATAGAAAGAGAAATGTCAGATGATGCTCCATTTGCAGCTCTAGCATTTAAAGTTATGACAGATCCATTTGTTGGAAAATTAACATTCTTTAGAGTATACTCAGGTATTGTAGAAAAAGGAACTTATGTTCTAAACTCTACAAAAGGTAAAAAAGAAAGAATGGGAAGAATACTTCAAATGCATGCTAATAAAAGAGAAGAAATTGAAGCAGTTTATTGTGGAGATATCGCAGCAGCAGTAGGATTGAAAGAAACTACTACTGGAGATACTCTTTGTGCAGAAAATGCTCCAATAGTTCTTGAAAAAATGGAATTCCCAGATCCAGTTATTTCAGTTGCTGTTGAACCAAAAACAAAAGCAGACCAAGAAAAAATGGGAATCGCTTTATCAAAACTTGCTGAGGAAGATCCTACTTTCAAAGTTAAATCTGATGAAGAAACTGGACAAACAATCATTTCAGGAATGGGAGAACTTCACCTTGAAATCATTGTTGACAGAATGAGAAGAGAATTCAAAGTTGAATCTACAGTAGGAAAACCACAAGTTGCTTACAGAGAAACAATTCTTGGAACTACAGACCATGAAGTTAAATATGCAAAACAATCTGGAGGTAAAGGACAATACGGACACGTTAAAATTATCCTTGAACCAAATCCAGGAAAAGGATTTGAATTTGTTAATAAAATAACTGGAGGAGTTATTCCTAGAGAATATATTCCAGCAGTTGAAAAAGGAAGTAGAGAAGCTCTAGAAAGCGGAGTTGTAGCTGGATATCCAGTTGTTGATGTAAAAGTAACTCTTTATGATGGATCATACCATGAGGTTGACTCATCAGAAATGGCGTTTAAACTTGCAGGATCAATGGCTGTTAAACAAGCTGCTGCTAAATCTAATCCAATAATCCTTGAACCAGTATTCAAAGTAGAAGTAACTACTCCAGAAGAATATATGGGAGATATTATAGGAGACCTTAACTCAAGAAGGGGAATGATAGGTGGAATGACAGACAGAAATGGTGCTAAAATCATTGATGCTAAAGTTCCTTTATCTGAAATGTTTGGATATGCTACTGACTTAAGATCTAAATCTCAAGGAAGAGCAACTTACTCTATGGAATTTGCTGAATACATTCAAGTACCAGCTTCTATCCAAAAAGGAATTCAAGAAGAAAGAGGAAAATAG
- a CDS encoding elongation factor Tu, producing the protein MAKAKFERSKPHVNIGTIGHVDHGKTTTTAAISKVLSDLGLAQKVDFDKIDVAPEERERGITINTAHIEYETEKRHYAHVDCPGHADYVKNMITGAAQMDGAILVVSAADGPMPQTREHILLSRQVGVPYIVVYLNKADMVDDPELLELVEMEVRELLTEYGFPGDDIPVITGSSLGALNGEQKWVDQIMALMNAVDEYIPTPERAVDQPFLMPIEDVFTITGRGTVVTGRVERGIVKVGEELEIIGIKPTAKTTCTGVEMFRKLLDQGQAGDNIGALLRGTKKEDVERGQVLAKPGSILPHTGFRSEVYVLTKEEGGRHTPFFSGYRPQFYFRTTDITGAVTLPEGVEMVMPGDNIEMRVELIHPIAMETGLRFAIREGGRTVASGVVAEITK; encoded by the coding sequence ATGGCTAAAGCAAAATTCGAAAGAAGCAAACCCCATGTAAACATTGGAACAATTGGACACGTTGACCACGGAAAAACAACTACAACAGCAGCTATCTCTAAAGTTTTATCAGACTTAGGACTAGCTCAAAAAGTTGATTTTGATAAAATCGACGTAGCTCCAGAAGAAAGAGAAAGAGGAATCACAATTAATACAGCTCACATTGAGTATGAAACAGAAAAAAGACACTATGCTCACGTTGACTGTCCAGGACATGCTGACTATGTAAAAAACATGATTACAGGAGCAGCTCAAATGGATGGAGCTATTCTAGTAGTATCAGCAGCAGATGGACCTATGCCACAAACAAGAGAACACATCCTGCTATCAAGACAGGTTGGAGTTCCATATATTGTAGTATATTTAAATAAAGCAGATATGGTAGACGATCCAGAATTACTAGAACTAGTAGAAATGGAAGTAAGAGAATTACTAACAGAGTATGGATTCCCAGGAGATGACATTCCAGTAATAACAGGATCATCACTAGGAGCATTAAATGGAGAACAAAAATGGGTAGATCAAATAATGGCGCTAATGAACGCAGTAGATGAGTATATTCCAACTCCAGAAAGAGCAGTAGATCAACCATTCTTGATGCCAATAGAAGACGTGTTCACAATAACAGGAAGAGGAACAGTTGTAACAGGAAGAGTAGAAAGAGGAATAGTAAAAGTAGGAGAAGAATTAGAAATAATAGGAATCAAACCTACAGCAAAGACAACATGTACAGGAGTAGAAATGTTTAGAAAACTACTTGATCAAGGTCAGGCAGGAGATAACATAGGAGCACTGCTAAGAGGAACTAAAAAAGAAGATGTAGAAAGAGGACAAGTACTTGCAAAACCAGGATCAATCCTACCACATACAGGATTTAGATCAGAAGTATATGTATTGACAAAAGAAGAGGGAGGAAGACATACACCATTCTTCTCAGGATACAGACCACAATTCTACTTCAGAACAACAGATATAACAGGAGCAGTAACATTACCAGAAGGAGTAGAAATGGTAATGCCAGGAGATAACATAGAAATGAGAGTAGAATTAATCCACCCAATCGCAATGGAAACAGGATTAAGATTCGCAATCAGAGAAGGTGGAAGAACAGTAGCTTCTGGTGTAGTTGCTGAAATTACTAAATAG
- a CDS encoding putative transketolase: MKDIKTLEEKATSIRKSIVEMICEAKSGHPGGSLSATDILTALYFSEMNIDPVNPKMAGRDRFVLSKGHAAPALYATLAERGYFDKAILKTLRQYGSILQGHPDMKKVPGVEISTGSLGQGLSVANGMALNAKLSGESYRTYIILGDGELQEGQIWEAAMTAAHYKLDNVCAFLDFNNLQIDGNVDKIMGVEPVDAKWEAFGWNVIKIDGHNFEEILSALDKAKEAKGKPTIVIAKTVKGKGVSFMENVCGFHGVAPTKEETEKALAELNSK, translated from the coding sequence ATGAAAGATATCAAAACTCTAGAAGAAAAAGCTACTAGTATAAGAAAATCTATTGTAGAAATGATCTGTGAAGCAAAGTCAGGACATCCAGGAGGATCATTGTCAGCAACAGACATTTTAACAGCTCTATATTTTTCAGAAATGAATATAGATCCTGTTAATCCTAAAATGGCAGGAAGAGACAGATTTGTATTATCAAAAGGACATGCAGCACCAGCATTATATGCTACACTTGCAGAAAGAGGATATTTTGATAAGGCTATCCTAAAAACTTTAAGACAATATGGATCAATATTACAAGGACACCCTGATATGAAAAAAGTTCCAGGAGTAGAAATCTCTACTGGTTCATTAGGGCAGGGATTATCAGTAGCAAATGGTATGGCATTAAATGCTAAACTTTCTGGAGAATCTTACAGAACATATATCATCCTAGGAGATGGAGAATTACAAGAAGGACAGATATGGGAGGCTGCAATGACAGCAGCACATTATAAACTGGATAATGTATGTGCATTCTTAGACTTTAATAATCTTCAAATAGATGGAAATGTAGATAAAATTATGGGTGTGGAACCTGTTGATGCAAAATGGGAAGCTTTTGGATGGAATGTTATTAAAATAGATGGACATAACTTTGAAGAAATTCTTTCTGCTTTGGATAAAGCAAAAGAAGCAAAAGGAAAACCAACTATTGTAATAGCTAAAACTGTAAAAGGTAAAGGAGTGTCTTTCATGGAAAATGTTTGTGGATTCCATGGGGTAGCACCAACTAAAGAAGAAACTGAAAAGGCATTAGCAGAACTTAACAGTAAATAA
- a CDS encoding putative transketolase — protein sequence MSKKATRQAYGEALVELGKINKDIVVLDADLTKSTKTSMFQKEFPERHFNVGIAEADLMGTAAGFATCGKIPFASTFAMFAAGRAFEQIRNTIAYPKLNVKIAPTHAGISVGEDGGSHESIEDIALMRSIPGMIVLSPADAVETKKMIFAAAEYEGPVYIRMGRLDVETIFDEETYDFQIGIANTVKEGNDVTIAATGLMTYEAIKAADILAQEGISVRVINVGTIKPLDGETILKAAKETKFIITAEEHSVIGGLGSAVSEFLSEVYPAKVKKLGIYDKFGQSGKANELLEKYELTAAKLVSMVKENM from the coding sequence ATGAGTAAAAAAGCTACAAGACAAGCTTATGGAGAAGCTTTAGTAGAGCTTGGAAAAATAAATAAAGATATCGTAGTATTGGATGCAGATTTAACTAAATCTACAAAAACTAGCATGTTCCAAAAAGAATTTCCTGAGAGACATTTTAATGTGGGTATAGCAGAAGCTGACCTCATGGGAACAGCAGCAGGGTTTGCAACTTGTGGAAAAATTCCTTTTGCTTCTACATTTGCAATGTTCGCCGCAGGGAGGGCATTTGAACAAATAAGAAATACAATAGCTTATCCTAAATTGAATGTAAAAATTGCCCCTACTCATGCTGGAATATCTGTAGGGGAAGATGGAGGATCACACGAATCTATAGAAGATATAGCTCTAATGAGATCTATTCCAGGAATGATAGTTTTATCTCCAGCTGATGCTGTTGAAACTAAAAAAATGATATTTGCAGCAGCAGAATATGAAGGACCTGTATATATTAGAATGGGAAGATTAGATGTAGAAACAATATTTGATGAAGAAACTTACGATTTTCAAATAGGAATAGCTAATACTGTGAAAGAGGGGAATGATGTGACAATAGCAGCAACAGGTCTTATGACTTATGAAGCTATAAAAGCAGCTGATATTCTTGCACAGGAAGGTATATCAGTAAGAGTTATAAATGTAGGAACTATAAAACCTCTTGATGGAGAAACTATACTGAAAGCAGCTAAAGAAACTAAATTTATAATTACAGCAGAAGAACATTCTGTAATAGGAGGACTTGGTTCGGCAGTATCTGAATTTTTATCAGAAGTATACCCTGCTAAAGTTAAAAAACTTGGTATATATGATAAATTTGGACAAAGCGGAAAAGCGAATGAACTTCTGGAAAAATATGAACTTACAGCAGCTAAATTAGTATCAATGGTTAAAGAAAACATGTAA
- a CDS encoding putative NAD kinase: protein MKKVCIIYNFEKKIAKEIYEESVEYFCEKNIEVVSGERSSEADFAVVIGGDGTLLRSFKHFIFRAQMYVIAINAGNLGFLTEIKKEKVFEEYDNFLNGTFKYEKRYVLEVKINHRKYYALNEIVISKGGITSKVLRVRFSSDNEYMCTYKGDGVIISTPTGSTAYSMSAGGPIVKSNIKVMIITPLAPHNLNTRPIVISGEEKLQIQMEDTDRTGQVVVDGQVSTKVSSESIIDIEYSSMTLNLVIPKDRNYYSVLREKLKWGDNLC, encoded by the coding sequence ATGAAAAAAGTGTGCATCATTTATAATTTTGAGAAAAAAATAGCAAAAGAGATATATGAAGAAAGTGTTGAATACTTTTGTGAAAAAAATATAGAAGTTGTTTCTGGAGAAAGAAGTTCTGAAGCTGATTTTGCTGTAGTTATAGGTGGAGATGGGACTCTTTTAAGATCATTCAAACACTTTATATTTAGAGCTCAAATGTATGTCATTGCAATAAATGCTGGAAATTTGGGATTTCTGACTGAGATAAAAAAAGAAAAAGTATTTGAAGAATATGATAATTTTTTAAACGGAACATTTAAATATGAAAAAAGATATGTGCTTGAAGTAAAAATAAATCACAGGAAATATTATGCACTAAATGAAATTGTTATATCTAAAGGTGGAATAACATCAAAGGTATTGAGAGTTAGATTTTCTTCTGATAATGAATATATGTGTACATATAAAGGAGATGGAGTTATAATTTCCACTCCTACTGGCTCTACAGCATATTCTATGTCAGCAGGAGGACCTATAGTAAAATCTAATATAAAAGTTATGATAATAACCCCTTTAGCACCACATAATCTTAATACAAGGCCTATTGTAATCAGTGGAGAGGAAAAACTACAGATACAGATGGAAGATACAGACAGAACAGGTCAGGTAGTGGTAGATGGGCAGGTAAGTACAAAAGTCAGCAGTGAAAGTATAATAGATATTGAATATTCAAGTATGACTCTAAACCTTGTAATACCTAAGGATAGAAACTATTATAGTGTCCTTAGAGAAAAATTAAAGTGGGGAGATAATCTATGTTAA